The region CAGCTTGAAGCACTTTTTCTTGTTTTAAAGCCTCTGCGTTGCGTATCAAAGCCTCTTTTTCAGCTTGAGCCTTAAGCTCGATAGCTCGCTTTTCACGCTCGGCTTTCATCTGCATATTCATAGCCGCTTCAATGCCGGCAGGAACCGAAATTTCAGAAATTTCAACGCGCATGATCTTTACGCCCCAGTTGCTGGCAGCATCGCCAAGAGCTACTTGAAGAGCCGAATTTAATCGGTCGCGAGAGCTTAACGTATCATCAAGATTCATAGCTCCTATCTCGCCGCGCAGGGTCGTCATAGCCAAATTTGCGATAGCTTTTTTATAGCTATCTACGTTATAAAGCGCCATTTTTCCGTCGGTTACTTTTAAAAATACGATTCCGTCAACGGATATATTGACGTTGTCTTTAGTGATAACTTGCTGCTTAAGTATATCCACAAGCTGTTCTCTTACCGTTATAACCGCGCGAATTTGATCTATAAAAGGTATGATAAGGTGAAATCCGCCATCTAAAATTTTATGAAATTTACCAAGCCTCTCGATAATCATAATATCAGATTGAGAGACGATTTTGATACCTGCTTTTAAAAACAAAAACGCTAAAACAGCTACCACGAGCCCAAACACCATAAATTCGCTATACATCTTAACTCCTTTTTGAAATTTATCAAATTATAACACATATACATTTAAAGGGCGGCAATACAAATTTATAAACAAATTTGTTATATAATTGCTAACTTTAATCAAGCTATAAAGGCAAAAAATGAAAAATTTTATATTTTTAGGCGTGGCTTTGATTTTATTTAGCGGTTGCGCCTCGCAAAATTTAA is a window of Campylobacter sp. CCUG 57310 DNA encoding:
- a CDS encoding SPFH domain-containing protein — its product is MVFGLVVAVLAFLFLKAGIKIVSQSDIMIIERLGKFHKILDGGFHLIIPFIDQIRAVITVREQLVDILKQQVITKDNVNISVDGIVFLKVTDGKMALYNVDSYKKAIANLAMTTLRGEIGAMNLDDTLSSRDRLNSALQVALGDAASNWGVKIMRVEISEISVPAGIEAAMNMQMKAEREKRAIELKAQAEKEALIRNAEALKQEKVLQAEAIERMADAKKYEQIAIAQGQKDAMDMINESMAQNKNAAEFLLARDRVAAFNELAKNSANDKILVPYEATELIGSLSVLKDFISNKAK